A single window of Lampris incognitus isolate fLamInc1 unplaced genomic scaffold, fLamInc1.hap2 scaffold_211, whole genome shotgun sequence DNA harbors:
- the esd gene encoding S-formylglutathione hydrolase — protein MALTQVSSNKCAGGNQKVFEHESTELKCKIKFAIYLPPKAETDKCPVMYWLSGLTCTEQNFITKAGSQLAAAEHGIIIVAPDTSPRGCNIEGEDESWDFGTGAGFYVNATQEPWKTNYRMYAYITEELPKLINANFPADPDRMSISGHSMGGHGALICTLKNPGKYKTVSAFAPICNPMQCPWGQKAFSGYLGSDKSMWEAYDATTLVASYSGPQLDILIDQGRDDQFLSASQLLPDNLIAACSEKKIPVVFRLQPGYDHSYFFIYSFINDHIKHHAKYLNA, from the exons ATGGCCCTCACACAAGTGTCGTCCAATAAGTGCGCTGGTGGCAACCAGAAGGTTTTTGAACATGAAAG CACTGAACTGAAATGCAAGATTAAGTTTGCTATTTACCTCCCCCCCAAGGCTGAGACTGACAAATGTCCTGTCATGTACTGGCTCTCTG GGTTGACGTGCACTGAGCAGAACTTCATCACCAAAGCTGGCAGTCAGCTGGCTGCAGCTGAACACGGCATCATCATTGTTGCCCCGGACACCAGTCCAC GTGGCTGCAACATTGAGGGAGAAGATGAGAGCTGGGACTTTGGCACTGGAGCTGGTTTCTATGTCAATGCCACCCAGGAACCCTGGAAAACTAATTACCGCATGTATGCCTATATCACTGAGGAG CTTCCCAAGCTGATCAACGCTAACTTCCCTGCTGACCCAGACAGGATGTCCATCTCCGGTCACTCTATGGGAGGACACGGGGCGCTTATCTGCACCCTGAAAAACCCTGGGAAATACAAG ACCGTTTCTGCTTTCGCTCCCATCTGCAACCCCATGCAGTGTCCCTGGGGCCAGAAAGCATTCTCAGGCTACCTGGGCTCAGACAAGTCCATGTGGGAG GCCTATGATGCAACTACATTGGTGGCATCCTACTCCGGCCCTCAGCTTGACATCCTAATTGATCAGGGCCGTGACGACCAGttcctgtcagccagccagctccTCCCTGACAACCTGATCGCTGCCTGCTCTGAGAAGAAGATCCCCGTGGTCTTCAGACTGCAGCCG GGCTACGACCACAGCTACTTCTTCATATACTCCTTCATCAACGACCACATTAAGCACCACGCCAAGTACCTGAACGCCTAA